A single genomic interval of Bos javanicus breed banteng chromosome 8, ARS-OSU_banteng_1.0, whole genome shotgun sequence harbors:
- the FBXW2 gene encoding F-box/WD repeat-containing protein 2 isoform X2, which produces MERKDFETWLDNISVTFLSLTDLQKNETLDHLISLSGAVQLRHLSNNLETLLKRDFLKLLPLELSFYLLKWLDPQTLLTCCLVSKQWNKVISACTEVWQTACKSLGWQIDDSVQDALHWKKVYLKAILRMKQLEDHEAFETSSLIGHSARVYALYYKDGLLCTGSDDLSAKLWDVSTGQCVYGIQTHTCAAVKFDEQKLVTGSFDNTVACWEWSSGARTQHFRGHTGAVFSVDYNDELDILVSGSADFTVKVWALSAGTCLNTLTGHTEWVTKVVLQKCKVKSLLHSPGDYILLSADKYEIKIWPIGREINCKCLKTLSVSEDRSICLQPRLHFDGKYIVCSSALGLYQWDFASYDILRVIKTPEIANLALLGFGDIFALLFDNRYLYILDLRTESLISRWPLPEYRKSKRGSSFLAGEASWLNGLDGHNDTGLVFATSMPDHSIHLVLWKEHG; this is translated from the exons ATGGAGAGAAAGGACTTTGAGACATGGCTTGATAACATTTCTgttacatttctttctctgacGGACTTGCAGAAAAATGAAACTCTGGATCACCTGATTAGTCTGAGTGGGGCAGTCCAGCTCAGACACCTCTCCAATAACCTGGAGACTCTGCTCAAGCGGGACTTCCTCAAACTCCTTCCCCTGGAGCtcagtttttatttgttaaaatggcTCGACCCTCAGACGTTACTCACATGCTGCCTCGTCTCTAAACAGTGGAATAAGGTGATAAGTGCCTGCACGGAGGTGTGGCAGACCGCCTGTAAAAGTCTGGGCTGGCAGATAGATGATTCTGTTCAGGACGCTTTGCACTGGAAGAAGGTTTATTTGAAGGCTATTCTGAGAATGAAGCAACTGGAGGACCATGAAGCCTTTGAGACCTCATCTTTAATTGGACACAGTGCCAGAGTGTATGCACTTTACTACAAAGATGGACTTCTGTGTACAG GGTCAGACGACTTGTCTGCAAAGCTGTGGGATGTGAGCACAGGGCAGTGTGTTTATGGCATCCAGACCCACACTTGTGCTGCGGTGAAGTTTGATGAGCAGAAGCTTGTGACAGGCTCCTTTGACAACACTGTGGCCTGCTGGGAGTGGAGCTCCGGAGCCAGGACCCAGCACTTCCGGGGGCACACGGGGGCGG TGTTCAGTGTCGACTACAACGACGAACTGGACATCTTGGTGAGTGGCTCTGCAGACTTCACTGTCAAAGTGTGGGCTTTATCTGCTGGGACGTGCCTGAACACACTCACCGGGCACACAGAGTGGGTCACCAAG GTGGTCTTGCAGAAGTGCAAAGTCAAGTCTCTCTTGCACAGCCCTGGAGACTACATCCTCTTAAGTGCAGACAAATACGAGATCAAG ATTTGGCCAATTGGGAGAGAAATTAACTGTAAGTGCTTAAAGACGCTGTCTGTCTCTGAGGACAGAAGTATCTGCCTGCAGCCAAGACTTCATTTTGATGGCAAATACATTGTCTGTAGTTCGGCACTGGGCCTCTACCAGTGGGACTTTGCCAGTTATGATATTCTCAG GGTCATCAAGACTCCTGAGATAGCAAACCTGGCCTTGCTTGGCTTTGGAGACATCTTTGCCCTGCTGTTTGACAACCGCTACCTGTATATCCTGGACTTGCGGACAGAGAGCCTGATTAGCCGCTGGCCTCTCCCCGAGTACAGGAAATCCAAGAGGGGCTCCAGCTTCCTGGCAGGCGAAGCATCCTGGCTGAACGGACTGGATGGGCACAACGACACGGGCTTGGTCTTCGCCACCAGCATGCCCGACCACAGCATCCACCTGGTGTTGTGGAAGGAGCACGGCTGA
- the FBXW2 gene encoding F-box/WD repeat-containing protein 2 isoform X1: METGKFFHNLMERKDFETWLDNISVTFLSLTDLQKNETLDHLISLSGAVQLRHLSNNLETLLKRDFLKLLPLELSFYLLKWLDPQTLLTCCLVSKQWNKVISACTEVWQTACKSLGWQIDDSVQDALHWKKVYLKAILRMKQLEDHEAFETSSLIGHSARVYALYYKDGLLCTGSDDLSAKLWDVSTGQCVYGIQTHTCAAVKFDEQKLVTGSFDNTVACWEWSSGARTQHFRGHTGAVFSVDYNDELDILVSGSADFTVKVWALSAGTCLNTLTGHTEWVTKVVLQKCKVKSLLHSPGDYILLSADKYEIKIWPIGREINCKCLKTLSVSEDRSICLQPRLHFDGKYIVCSSALGLYQWDFASYDILRVIKTPEIANLALLGFGDIFALLFDNRYLYILDLRTESLISRWPLPEYRKSKRGSSFLAGEASWLNGLDGHNDTGLVFATSMPDHSIHLVLWKEHG, from the exons GTAAATTTTTCCATAACCTTATGGAGAGAAAGGACTTTGAGACATGGCTTGATAACATTTCTgttacatttctttctctgacGGACTTGCAGAAAAATGAAACTCTGGATCACCTGATTAGTCTGAGTGGGGCAGTCCAGCTCAGACACCTCTCCAATAACCTGGAGACTCTGCTCAAGCGGGACTTCCTCAAACTCCTTCCCCTGGAGCtcagtttttatttgttaaaatggcTCGACCCTCAGACGTTACTCACATGCTGCCTCGTCTCTAAACAGTGGAATAAGGTGATAAGTGCCTGCACGGAGGTGTGGCAGACCGCCTGTAAAAGTCTGGGCTGGCAGATAGATGATTCTGTTCAGGACGCTTTGCACTGGAAGAAGGTTTATTTGAAGGCTATTCTGAGAATGAAGCAACTGGAGGACCATGAAGCCTTTGAGACCTCATCTTTAATTGGACACAGTGCCAGAGTGTATGCACTTTACTACAAAGATGGACTTCTGTGTACAG GGTCAGACGACTTGTCTGCAAAGCTGTGGGATGTGAGCACAGGGCAGTGTGTTTATGGCATCCAGACCCACACTTGTGCTGCGGTGAAGTTTGATGAGCAGAAGCTTGTGACAGGCTCCTTTGACAACACTGTGGCCTGCTGGGAGTGGAGCTCCGGAGCCAGGACCCAGCACTTCCGGGGGCACACGGGGGCGG TGTTCAGTGTCGACTACAACGACGAACTGGACATCTTGGTGAGTGGCTCTGCAGACTTCACTGTCAAAGTGTGGGCTTTATCTGCTGGGACGTGCCTGAACACACTCACCGGGCACACAGAGTGGGTCACCAAG GTGGTCTTGCAGAAGTGCAAAGTCAAGTCTCTCTTGCACAGCCCTGGAGACTACATCCTCTTAAGTGCAGACAAATACGAGATCAAG ATTTGGCCAATTGGGAGAGAAATTAACTGTAAGTGCTTAAAGACGCTGTCTGTCTCTGAGGACAGAAGTATCTGCCTGCAGCCAAGACTTCATTTTGATGGCAAATACATTGTCTGTAGTTCGGCACTGGGCCTCTACCAGTGGGACTTTGCCAGTTATGATATTCTCAG GGTCATCAAGACTCCTGAGATAGCAAACCTGGCCTTGCTTGGCTTTGGAGACATCTTTGCCCTGCTGTTTGACAACCGCTACCTGTATATCCTGGACTTGCGGACAGAGAGCCTGATTAGCCGCTGGCCTCTCCCCGAGTACAGGAAATCCAAGAGGGGCTCCAGCTTCCTGGCAGGCGAAGCATCCTGGCTGAACGGACTGGATGGGCACAACGACACGGGCTTGGTCTTCGCCACCAGCATGCCCGACCACAGCATCCACCTGGTGTTGTGGAAGGAGCACGGCTGA
- the FBXW2 gene encoding F-box/WD repeat-containing protein 2 isoform X3, with protein MPWKQKNETLDHLISLSGAVQLRHLSNNLETLLKRDFLKLLPLELSFYLLKWLDPQTLLTCCLVSKQWNKVISACTEVWQTACKSLGWQIDDSVQDALHWKKVYLKAILRMKQLEDHEAFETSSLIGHSARVYALYYKDGLLCTGSDDLSAKLWDVSTGQCVYGIQTHTCAAVKFDEQKLVTGSFDNTVACWEWSSGARTQHFRGHTGAVFSVDYNDELDILVSGSADFTVKVWALSAGTCLNTLTGHTEWVTKVVLQKCKVKSLLHSPGDYILLSADKYEIKIWPIGREINCKCLKTLSVSEDRSICLQPRLHFDGKYIVCSSALGLYQWDFASYDILRVIKTPEIANLALLGFGDIFALLFDNRYLYILDLRTESLISRWPLPEYRKSKRGSSFLAGEASWLNGLDGHNDTGLVFATSMPDHSIHLVLWKEHG; from the exons AAAAATGAAACTCTGGATCACCTGATTAGTCTGAGTGGGGCAGTCCAGCTCAGACACCTCTCCAATAACCTGGAGACTCTGCTCAAGCGGGACTTCCTCAAACTCCTTCCCCTGGAGCtcagtttttatttgttaaaatggcTCGACCCTCAGACGTTACTCACATGCTGCCTCGTCTCTAAACAGTGGAATAAGGTGATAAGTGCCTGCACGGAGGTGTGGCAGACCGCCTGTAAAAGTCTGGGCTGGCAGATAGATGATTCTGTTCAGGACGCTTTGCACTGGAAGAAGGTTTATTTGAAGGCTATTCTGAGAATGAAGCAACTGGAGGACCATGAAGCCTTTGAGACCTCATCTTTAATTGGACACAGTGCCAGAGTGTATGCACTTTACTACAAAGATGGACTTCTGTGTACAG GGTCAGACGACTTGTCTGCAAAGCTGTGGGATGTGAGCACAGGGCAGTGTGTTTATGGCATCCAGACCCACACTTGTGCTGCGGTGAAGTTTGATGAGCAGAAGCTTGTGACAGGCTCCTTTGACAACACTGTGGCCTGCTGGGAGTGGAGCTCCGGAGCCAGGACCCAGCACTTCCGGGGGCACACGGGGGCGG TGTTCAGTGTCGACTACAACGACGAACTGGACATCTTGGTGAGTGGCTCTGCAGACTTCACTGTCAAAGTGTGGGCTTTATCTGCTGGGACGTGCCTGAACACACTCACCGGGCACACAGAGTGGGTCACCAAG GTGGTCTTGCAGAAGTGCAAAGTCAAGTCTCTCTTGCACAGCCCTGGAGACTACATCCTCTTAAGTGCAGACAAATACGAGATCAAG ATTTGGCCAATTGGGAGAGAAATTAACTGTAAGTGCTTAAAGACGCTGTCTGTCTCTGAGGACAGAAGTATCTGCCTGCAGCCAAGACTTCATTTTGATGGCAAATACATTGTCTGTAGTTCGGCACTGGGCCTCTACCAGTGGGACTTTGCCAGTTATGATATTCTCAG GGTCATCAAGACTCCTGAGATAGCAAACCTGGCCTTGCTTGGCTTTGGAGACATCTTTGCCCTGCTGTTTGACAACCGCTACCTGTATATCCTGGACTTGCGGACAGAGAGCCTGATTAGCCGCTGGCCTCTCCCCGAGTACAGGAAATCCAAGAGGGGCTCCAGCTTCCTGGCAGGCGAAGCATCCTGGCTGAACGGACTGGATGGGCACAACGACACGGGCTTGGTCTTCGCCACCAGCATGCCCGACCACAGCATCCACCTGGTGTTGTGGAAGGAGCACGGCTGA